The region AATGAAGGATTAACATAATTAAGAGTCGCTTTAGAATGGGTAAACCCATTTTTGGGATCAATACAAACAATGTCTGAATTAGTCTACATACCACTCgcccttcatcagggtcataaAACCTCTCCAACAGTTGAACACTGGTGCTTTTCCCACAGCCGCTGCTCCCAACAAACGCCAAAGTCTGACCTGGCTTCACAGACACAACCAGGCCCTTCAACACCTGGATATCTGGACGAGTTGGATAGGTAAACTTGCAATTGAGGAACTCTATTTCCCCTCTGAAGGTGTCCTAAAGATGGATAACAAGGCATATAAGTTTAAAAGTAACATCAAGGAAAAGTTACCTCCTACAGTATTATGTAAGATTTGGCTTGTTAACAGAAATCACTTACCCATTTCTCTCCAGCCGTGTGGTTTGTGCTGATTTTAGGGACTCTGTCTATAAGTTTAAAAAACTGAGAGGCAGCCGTTTTGGCTTTGGCGTAATCTGGAGTGAAGGAGGACGCTCTTCCCAGTGCTGTGCCACTGATCACTACTGCAGAAATCACTCTGAGGAAACACCATATGAGCACTGTGTTAACATGAGGACATCCtgtcacaaaacagaaaacacatcttattatctaaaaaaagacagatttccATAAAATAACTACTTTTACCAACCTGAAAACTATCATGTATTGTAACCCCTCAGCGCTAACCAGATAACCTCCATATCTAAACGAAGCAGCATATGCCATGAAGATAACACACTGGGCAAAACCAAAACAGAGCCCATAGATGTTGGCTCTCTTTTTGGCAGATTTATACGGAAGCTCGAGTTTCTGCTCGTAAGATTCCACAAATGTGCTTTCTTTGGCCAAGCCTGCAATCGTCCTGATGTTTGCGAGAGCCTCACTGGATACCTGTGGGAGAAAGTTTGCAttgtttactttaaaggtcccatattatgctttttctgggtttttttctttagtgtgttttccaagtgtcctgtgcatgtttaggcacatctatgtgcaaaaaaaagtccacggaaatgcggcttctcctacctcctcctgttagctgtagcattagctgcatgtaacgctcggttctagcccctcttgataaaaatgtgtcagtccgacgtcattgtcagtgtgagatcactgatctaagcccattggctcgttgtggcaagcccagcagctcatgttgaaatttccgagaagcgtgctgagcaactgaccaataacgacagagcggatcggcagaccaatcagagcagacttggcccacgtggggtctaacagtgggggcacagcagagtgcagctgacggactcagagcggagagggagcaaggaggagcagtacatgaaaacagacactttttcggactttagctattgtgaacgtacaaaagtaggtacatagattaaatatacaaaccccaaaaagggcataatatgggctggAATGACATCCACAGGGACAACATGCCATATTTTGagttaaaacatgtttgctACCCTAGAAGCTAACATCAGACAACAGCAAATGTTAGCATCTTACCATGCTGGCTTACACTAACAGTAACTAggattgtctttattttatgcCTTTCTACTATATTGTGTAAAGTATTGTTAGCATTTAGTCTCCATAGCTAATTATAACATATCCTGTAGAAAGGCTGAATGAGGAGAATAGCTGTTTTCTGATGGTAGCTAATGGAGAatattgaatatgttttttgaaTATGtgttgggtgggggttgttgctgctgtataaactcaatgatgaaatcgtgaaacagactgtggattattcTACGGTttaatcggccgaggtcagacagtcACAACAACAATCATGAACTGACAAAGTTTCTATGTTAACAgacttgcttatattctgctagaaggtacatcctacaaattcttggctactttggtacatctctataaggcaagaaagaagacatcagcttgACTCGTAATtgtcagacatatacatttctttcTTAGCAAACCTTCGCTTACAACAGACAGTTTgctccaatccaaatataactctgctgctttgagatgttttacatagatatggttacagcttcaacctaagagaagagttactcttagatggcagacagatttaaatggttcactcacaaagttaccaaaatgtatgaattcatgaaaattcgtaCTAACAATATGGCTGACGTCCCTCTGGTGTTTCAAAAAATTAATCATCTTTTTGAGtgtgatgtaaaacaaaaggcTGCCGTGTGATTATGCATGGTTAAGTGGACAAAATGTCCTGTGGAGCTTACCCGCCCTGCTGCTTCCATGGATTGTTTATCTTCATTTGCAAACCCTGTCAGCATTTTAGCCTGGAACACCCCAGAGAGCCCGATGAGTGGCAGGAAGCACAAAATGACCAAAGTTAACTTCCAGCTGAAGTAAAAAGCGATGATGAAAGACGCTCCGATGTTGGTCAGTGAGTTGACAATCATGCCAATCTGAGATCCAGTTGCCTGCAAAAACAATCATACCGTGCACATCATGCAAAACAATCTTGTAATCATAATTCTAAACATGGCTCTTTTGTGTGTAATAAATAATTTGGGAAAACAGATACAGGCTTGAGTGAACCATTACTCACCCCCTGCACCATAGATGCATCTGTGGCCAGCCGGGTAGTCAGAGCACCAGGGCTGTTTCTGGGGTCATCAAACCAGCCAACCTCCTGTTTTAACATGGCCTGAAAGCCTACTTTTCTTAGACGCCGGGTCAACAGCTCTCCAGACTTTGCAAAAGCATATCCCTAAAGTATAAAAAATCAGAGTCAGCCCTTACTCCAGGGACAGTCCTCAGTTGTTTTATTCTAGTTTAAATCTAGTTGTCATAAATGTTGCAaatttggattcaaacctggaaAAACTGGGAAAAGACACTCATCACTGCAACAACGCAAAACAGAATGCATATCCCGTTGATCTGTGCCCTTTGTTCGTCCACGTCGCGAATGGCAAAGGTCTGCAAATACAAAGATTTGAGAAACCATTTGGAAAAACAGAAGATAAATCCAACACACGCAGCGGGAGTATATGTGAAGAACAAAAACCCTCACCCCAAGAATCTGGCTGAACAGCACAGCGTATATTGGGTTGACAGAGCCATTGACAGCCGCTCCCAGTGAGCCCAGCAGCATGTAGGGCCACTCTGGCTGGTTGTACCTGAGGATGCGAGCTACTGGGGCCGGCTCCACCTGTTCATCTGCACTAGCCTCAAACGCCTGTGATCCTGGTGTGAGCATCATGTCTGAAAGGATCTTGAGGCTGCCCGATGATAACGTGCTCTGAGATCTCAGCCGAACAAGGCTCCTACAGGATGAATATCGAgataatcaactttttttaatattaatatatttgttttttgataaCGTCTCTTAGAGCCTGATTAACAGTACCTGTTACTGGATCTGCAGCTTCCACTCCTCGCTTTCATATCAAAGCCATCAAGAGCTTCACTGATTTCatcttgcagaaaaaaaatcaatacaggtCAGTGAACTATAGTGGTGAATCAGGAGAGTTACTGTCTTCATTATTCAATAACTACCATTGCTTATGAAGGAATATATCTTCCATGACTCAGGTATaaaatatgtgcatgtgtgaggaagtgtattattgttttattcCTCTTACATTTAGTATCATGTATTGTGTTTTGTCATTTAGTCTAATGCAATTCCTGCAGGTTACATTAGCCTCTCTCTTGTTCCTATATCATCTGGTGCCTGAATGTCTTGCAactgaaaacagacatttagaTGACTGTGACCTTAACAATAATAAGGAAGCATTTGTCTGCGTTCTGAACTCTGGTGTGGAGACTTGGGGGGAAAAGTAACTTTTACAACCCATCCAAATACATGTAATAGGTCAAtttgtttttagatgttttaatTGTGAAATACTATATATGACCTTTGACAGACAAAGGAGGGAccgtaaaacacattttaaacatactgTCTACTGATGAGAGctttgaaatgtgttgtgttcaatactggtctgctttttttctgatgcaAACTGAATTTTATAGACCAAAAAGAtcaaaatgaatatattttgaTGACATAAATCTCTCATGGTTATAATCATGTGAAGCCCTCCATAAGTCCTACCTTTGAGTGTGTTGGGTGTGTCTTGGTTCTGCAGGGTGACCAGGGTGAAGTAGACACCTTTCCTCTCCAAAAGCGCACCGTGAGTTCCCTTCTCCACAGCCTGTCCGTGCTCGAATCCAATGATGACGTCTGCATTTCTAATGGTGGAAAGACGGTGGGCTATAGAGATGGAAGTCCTGCCCATTCGCACCTGTAAATATAAAGCAATATGACACACCGCAACTCAATAACGTAGTCTATGAGCAGAGAGTGGCTCACCTTATCCAGAGCCTCCTGGACAACAGCCTCACTCTCATTGTCGAGGGCAGAGGTGGCCATGTCCAGCAGCAGGATCTTTGGGTTGCGTATCAGAGCGCGAGCAATTGCAATCctctgtttctgtcctccacTCATCTGACCTCCACCTTCTCCCACCAGAGTATCAaatttcttgtaaaaaaaaaaaaaaagaagcagcatgTTCATTTTCGGCTCGATAATATCACAACAAATTCACTTGTTTGACTGGAATTTGCTGAAGGCCCTATAATTCCTTTTATACCATCTTTGAACATGTAAACGTACCTGTGGTAAATCCATAATGAAACTGTAAGCATTCGCCTGTTTAGTTGCCTTAATGATATCTTCCATTGTGACTTCAGGTCGACCATACCGGATGTTTTCTGCGATAGTTGTAGAAAACAGCACCGGCTCCTGCTCTACTATACCGATGAGGGAGCGGAGCCACTGGATATTTAGAGTGCGTATGTCATGGCCGTCCAGAGTTACCTGAGAAACAGAACTGTATAAATAGCAGTACTCTGAAGGCATTAgggtttttatttgatgttgatCAGATTGTTACCATTCCCTTCACTGGGTCGTAAAACCTTTGGATGAGCTGGATTGTGGTACTCTTTCCTGATCCGCTTGGTCCTACAAAAGCGGTGGTTTCCCCCGCTTTGATCTGCATGCTCAGATCATCTAAAATCTGAAAGAAAGCAGTAGTAAAGTTACATTTAGAGAAATGAGAAATTGACCTAAAAACATCTACACTAAGTATTAATCCAGGGTTTGGTTTTACCTTGACTTCAGGCCGTGACGGGTAGAAGAAGGAGACATTATGAAACTCAATGTCACCTCTTACATTCTCCAATTTGTGACCTCCTTCTGAGAAACAATCAATTTCTGGCTCCTGTGAATGTAACagaacagaaatgcttttttttatgaggATTATTTTCTTCAAATGAGCTGTCACTGCATCACAGTCTGAGTTAGCATCCTGATTTTTACCCGGTCAATCGTGTCAAAGATGGACTTTGCTGCAGCACGTCCAGAAGCAAAGGCCTCCAGGCAGGGTGAGGCCTGGCCCAGGTTCATCGCTGCCATGAGCACTCCAAAGAACACCTGATATAACAGACAACAGTTAACTCAAGTGCACATAGAGAGTCCATATAGTTAAAAGTATCTAATTCCACACCTGAATGAGGGTACCAGGAGAGAGCTCTTTGGTCTCGATGACCAGTTTAGAACCATACCAAAAGGCCAAGGCGAAACAAAGGAAAATGATGCACCAAAGGTATCCTTGAAAAACGCCAATGATTGCACCCTTCTTCACGCCCCAGTCCTGAGCTTCTGCAAGGTTCTTGTCATATCTGTACAAAATTAATGGCTCTTCATCAtttgcacaacaacaaaaaaaagtctaactccaaaaaaaaaaaaaaaaaaatacctttcagcttctttttcctctccaccAAAAGCTGCTACAGTTCTGATGGATGA is a window of Labrus mixtus chromosome 13, fLabMix1.1, whole genome shotgun sequence DNA encoding:
- the abcb11a gene encoding bile salt export pump, which produces MMVVGGLCALVHGAASPLMLLVYGMMTNTFVAYEFEVQELKDPNKTCINNTIYWRNESVYETPENSTLYCGVDIEAQMTMFAYYYVGIGVGVLVVSYFQIALWVSAAARQIQRIRKTYFRKVMRMEIGWFDCNSVGELNTRISDDINKINNAIADQVSIFIERLSTFVFGFMVGFIGGWKLTLVVIAVSPLIGVAAGLMAMAVARLTGRELNAYAKAGAVADEVLSSIRTVAAFGGEEKEAERYDKNLAEAQDWGVKKGAIIGVFQGYLWCIIFLCFALAFWYGSKLVIETKELSPGTLIQVFFGVLMAAMNLGQASPCLEAFASGRAAAKSIFDTIDREPEIDCFSEGGHKLENVRGDIEFHNVSFFYPSRPEVKILDDLSMQIKAGETTAFVGPSGSGKSTTIQLIQRFYDPVKGMVTLDGHDIRTLNIQWLRSLIGIVEQEPVLFSTTIAENIRYGRPEVTMEDIIKATKQANAYSFIMDLPQKFDTLVGEGGGQMSGGQKQRIAIARALIRNPKILLLDMATSALDNESEAVVQEALDKVRMGRTSISIAHRLSTIRNADVIIGFEHGQAVEKGTHGALLERKGVYFTLVTLQNQDTPNTLKDEISEALDGFDMKARSGSCRSSNRSLVRLRSQSTLSSGSLKILSDMMLTPGSQAFEASADEQVEPAPVARILRYNQPEWPYMLLGSLGAAVNGSVNPIYAVLFSQILGTFAIRDVDEQRAQINGICILFCVVAVMSVFSQFFQGYAFAKSGELLTRRLRKVGFQAMLKQEVGWFDDPRNSPGALTTRLATDASMVQGATGSQIGMIVNSLTNIGASFIIAFYFSWKLTLVILCFLPLIGLSGVFQAKMLTGFANEDKQSMEAAGRVSSEALANIRTIAGLAKESTFVESYEQKLELPYKSAKKRANIYGLCFGFAQCVIFMAYAASFRYGGYLVSAEGLQYMIVFRVISAVVISGTALGRASSFTPDYAKAKTAASQFFKLIDRVPKISTNHTAGEKWDTFRGEIEFLNCKFTYPTRPDIQVLKGLVVSVKPGQTLAFVGSSGCGKSTSVQLLERFYDPDEGRVLIDDRPSHTVNVPFLRSKIGIVSQEPVLFDCSIAENIQYGDNTTSVSMEEVVEAAKKAYLHDFVMTLPDKYETQVGAQGSQLSRGQKQRIAIARAIVRNPKILLLDEATSALDTESEKTVQAALDEARKGRTCIVIAHRLSTIQTADIIAVMSYGVVIEQGTHDTLMAMSGAYYKLVTTGAPIS